Proteins from a single region of Aquipuribacter hungaricus:
- a CDS encoding DUF6527 family protein, translating to MIAQIRPVLVTTVPAQPEPGVLYVSVEYATTLHLCACGCGHEVVLGISPHDWTLNWDGETVSLDHSVGNWSFPCQSHYCIRRNRIVRAGPWTDEQITRGRARDAAFRRGNPTPAVPDVPSAPSGSWLLRWLRRLPHR from the coding sequence GTGATCGCGCAGATCCGGCCCGTCCTCGTCACCACGGTCCCGGCGCAGCCCGAACCGGGCGTGCTTTACGTCTCGGTCGAATACGCCACCACGCTGCACCTGTGCGCCTGCGGCTGCGGCCACGAGGTCGTCCTCGGCATCTCCCCGCACGACTGGACCTTGAATTGGGACGGCGAGACCGTGAGCCTGGACCACTCCGTCGGGAACTGGAGCTTCCCGTGCCAGTCGCACTACTGCATCCGCCGCAACCGGATCGTCCGGGCGGGCCCGTGGACCGACGAGCAGATCACCCGCGGGCGAGCCCGCGACGCCGCCTTCCGGCGCGGGAACCCCACACCAGCCGTGCCCGACGTGCCGTCCGCCCCCAGCGGCAGCTGGCTGTTGCGCTGGCTGCGCCGGCTCCCGCACCGCTGA
- a CDS encoding DF family (seleno)protein: protein MTVTLLYFDGCPNWQEAEDRLHEAMRRAGRPVSDLRAERVITPEDAQRLRFRGSPTILVDGEDPFADAAAPVGLACRLFQTPDGLLGAPTVEQLVAAMR, encoded by the coding sequence ATGACCGTGACGCTGCTGTACTTCGACGGCTGCCCGAACTGGCAGGAGGCCGAGGACCGCCTGCACGAAGCGATGCGTAGGGCCGGCCGGCCGGTGTCGGACCTCCGTGCCGAGCGCGTGATCACGCCGGAGGACGCTCAGCGTCTGCGGTTCCGGGGGTCCCCCACCATCCTGGTCGACGGGGAGGACCCCTTCGCCGACGCGGCTGCGCCCGTGGGCCTCGCGTGCAGGCTCTTCCAGACCCCGGACGGGCTGCTCGGCGCGCCGACGGTCGAGCAGCTGGTCGCGGCCATGCGATGA
- a CDS encoding multiubiquitin domain-containing protein — protein MSAQTHNESSKDDHGKGSDETGRPVTFIVNAREHTTSAKTMPFEQVVALAFPDTPSGPNVLFTVSYRRGQGNKPEGSLLAGDSVKVKDGMVFVVSATDKS, from the coding sequence ATGAGCGCTCAGACGCACAACGAAAGCAGCAAGGACGACCACGGCAAGGGCAGCGACGAGACCGGGCGCCCGGTCACGTTCATCGTCAACGCCCGCGAGCACACCACCAGCGCGAAGACCATGCCCTTTGAGCAGGTCGTCGCCCTGGCCTTCCCCGACACCCCGAGCGGCCCGAACGTGCTGTTCACCGTGTCCTACCGCCGCGGGCAGGGCAACAAGCCCGAGGGCTCCCTGCTCGCCGGTGACAGCGTCAAGGTCAAGGACGGGATGGTGTTCGTTGTCTCCGCGACCGACAAGTCGTAG
- a CDS encoding acyltransferase family protein, with the protein MSTSTPVLPGPPATGRLHFLDGLRGALMIVGIPFHAAMGLSGEDWVVRNDEQSLPLELLAAFLHLWRMPAFFVVAGFFAVLVLHRRTPGRWFRSRLERLGIPLLFGLLAINPVQALIRGRSELGSWAAAVDSWGELMVLGGAVHLWFLRDLLVYCLVLALLAASPWRSALARAADRAVARAMASTWLAAVVTVGAGVAVVAMLAAWRLSGVGGLTEVVLGNQVLLNSPFFVIGAALAVQPGRLRQLAGRPLALPAAVAAACLVVLVLIARGVLGSGAVVDATEAAAATVGGLTGALVIVGLALRHGDRDSVAVTWVVDSSLVVYLLHHVVVLAMVAWLISTDVPAELGFILVVAVALVTSVLAYEAVNATPGLRYLLTGRRSRATSLSDVLRGRRAATRAARPELVTRPGQSTPPRLVGRPHHSPARRTFAGPTSAGKQHGRRRPSRR; encoded by the coding sequence ATGAGCACCAGCACCCCCGTACTGCCCGGCCCGCCCGCGACCGGGCGGCTGCACTTCCTCGACGGACTGCGCGGGGCCCTGATGATCGTCGGCATCCCGTTCCACGCCGCGATGGGCCTGTCCGGCGAGGACTGGGTCGTCAGGAACGACGAGCAGTCCCTCCCGCTGGAGCTGCTCGCGGCGTTCCTGCACCTGTGGCGCATGCCCGCCTTCTTCGTCGTCGCCGGCTTCTTCGCCGTCCTCGTGCTGCACCGCCGCACCCCCGGGCGCTGGTTCCGGAGCCGCCTCGAGCGTCTCGGCATCCCCCTGCTGTTCGGGCTGCTGGCCATCAACCCCGTGCAGGCCCTCATCCGGGGCCGCTCCGAGCTCGGGTCCTGGGCCGCCGCCGTCGACAGCTGGGGAGAGCTCATGGTGCTGGGCGGCGCCGTTCACCTGTGGTTCTTGCGCGACCTGCTCGTCTACTGCCTCGTCCTGGCCCTGCTGGCCGCGTCCCCCTGGCGCTCCGCCCTGGCCCGGGCAGCCGACCGGGCCGTCGCCCGCGCCATGGCCTCGACGTGGCTCGCCGCTGTCGTGACGGTGGGGGCCGGCGTCGCGGTCGTCGCGATGCTGGCGGCATGGCGGCTGTCCGGCGTCGGCGGCCTCACCGAGGTCGTCCTCGGCAACCAGGTCCTGCTCAACAGCCCGTTCTTCGTCATCGGCGCAGCCCTCGCGGTCCAGCCGGGCCGGCTGCGGCAGCTGGCGGGACGCCCCCTCGCTCTACCCGCCGCGGTGGCCGCCGCCTGCCTGGTGGTCCTCGTGCTGATCGCGCGAGGGGTGCTGGGCAGCGGTGCTGTCGTCGATGCGACCGAGGCCGCGGCGGCGACCGTCGGCGGCCTCACCGGCGCCCTCGTCATCGTCGGGCTGGCCCTGCGCCACGGTGACCGCGACAGCGTGGCCGTCACCTGGGTGGTCGACTCCTCCCTGGTCGTCTACCTGCTCCACCACGTCGTCGTGCTCGCCATGGTGGCCTGGCTCATCTCGACCGACGTCCCCGCCGAGCTCGGCTTCATCCTGGTCGTCGCGGTGGCCCTGGTCACCTCGGTGCTCGCCTACGAGGCCGTCAACGCCACACCCGGTCTGCGGTACCTCCTGACTGGAAGGCGCTCTCGCGCCACGAGCCTCTCCGACGTGCTCCGCGGCCGTCGAGCTGCCACGCGGGCAGCACGGCCGGAACTGGTCACCCGCCCGGGTCAGTCGACGCCTCCACGCCTCGTGGGACGACCGCACCACAGCCCCGCCCGCAGGACTTTCGCTGGTCCGACGAGCGCAGGCAAGCAGCACGGCCGCCGTCGGCCAAGCCGTCGTTGA
- a CDS encoding SulP family inorganic anion transporter: MSIPPEPTALPDVAVPRALRRRPLPRPGRPDWLSPRVLRTEVLAGLVVALALIPEAISFSIIAGVDPRVGLFASFTMAVTISIVGGRKAMISAATAAVALVLAPLSREHGLEYLLAAVVLGGVVQVLLGAAGVARLMRFIPRSVMVGFVNSLAILIFLAQIPHLVGVPCLVYPLVGAGLLVIYGLPRLTTAVPAPLVAIVLLTTLTVAAAVRVPTVDEMGELPSTLPSFGIPTVPFTVETLRIVAPYAVGVALVGLIESLLTAKLVDDITDTRSDKTRESWGQGVANIITGLTGGMGGCAMIGQTIINVRSGARTRLSTFLAGVLLLLLVVSLGDVVGLIPMAALVAVMVFVSVSTFDWHSVAPATLRRMPKSETTVMVVTVTVAVVVASHNLAYGVGAGVLTAMVLFARRVAHLAEVTAVTDPDGHQVVYTVHGELFFASSNDLVHQFDYAGDPHHVVIDMSRTHVWDASSVAALDAVTTKYARRGKAVTITGLDEHSARIHDRLAGELAGSH, encoded by the coding sequence ATGTCGATCCCCCCTGAGCCCACCGCCCTGCCCGACGTCGCCGTGCCGCGTGCGCTGCGCCGTCGCCCGCTCCCCCGCCCCGGCCGGCCCGACTGGCTGTCGCCGCGGGTGCTCCGCACGGAGGTCCTCGCCGGCCTCGTCGTCGCCCTGGCCCTCATCCCCGAGGCCATCAGCTTCTCGATCATCGCCGGCGTCGACCCCCGGGTAGGGCTCTTCGCCTCGTTCACGATGGCGGTGACGATCAGCATCGTGGGCGGCCGGAAGGCGATGATCAGCGCCGCCACGGCTGCCGTCGCCCTGGTCCTGGCGCCGCTGTCGCGCGAGCACGGCCTGGAGTACCTGCTCGCCGCCGTGGTCCTCGGCGGTGTCGTCCAGGTCCTGCTCGGCGCCGCGGGCGTGGCCCGGCTCATGCGGTTCATCCCGCGCAGCGTCATGGTCGGCTTCGTCAACAGCCTGGCGATCCTCATCTTCCTCGCCCAGATCCCCCACCTGGTCGGTGTCCCGTGCCTGGTCTACCCGCTCGTCGGCGCAGGCCTGCTCGTCATCTACGGCCTCCCCCGCCTCACCACCGCCGTGCCGGCCCCGCTGGTCGCCATCGTCCTGCTCACCACGCTCACGGTGGCCGCGGCGGTCCGGGTGCCCACGGTGGACGAGATGGGCGAGCTGCCGTCCACGCTGCCGTCCTTCGGCATCCCCACGGTGCCGTTCACCGTGGAGACGCTGCGGATCGTCGCCCCCTACGCCGTGGGCGTGGCATTGGTGGGGCTCATCGAGTCCCTGCTGACCGCCAAGCTCGTCGACGACATCACCGACACCCGCTCGGACAAGACCCGCGAGTCCTGGGGGCAGGGCGTCGCCAACATAATCACCGGACTCACCGGCGGCATGGGCGGCTGCGCCATGATCGGCCAGACCATCATCAACGTGCGCTCCGGCGCCCGCACCCGCCTGTCGACCTTCCTCGCCGGCGTCCTCCTCCTCCTGCTGGTGGTGTCCCTCGGCGACGTGGTCGGGCTTATCCCCATGGCCGCCCTGGTCGCGGTGATGGTCTTCGTCAGCGTCAGCACCTTCGACTGGCACTCTGTCGCCCCGGCCACGCTCCGCCGGATGCCGAAGTCCGAGACCACCGTCATGGTCGTCACCGTCACCGTCGCCGTGGTCGTGGCCAGCCACAACCTCGCCTACGGCGTCGGCGCCGGCGTGCTCACCGCCATGGTCCTGTTCGCCCGACGCGTCGCCCACCTCGCCGAGGTCACCGCCGTCACCGACCCCGACGGCCACCAGGTCGTCTACACCGTCCACGGCGAGCTGTTCTTTGCCTCCAGCAACGACCTCGTCCATCAGTTCGACTACGCCGGCGACCCACACCACGTCGTCATCGACATGTCCCGCACCCACGTCTGGGACGCCTCCTCCGTCGCCGCGCTCGACGCCGTGACGACGAAGTACGCCCGCCGGGGCAAGGCCGTCACCATCACCGGCCTGGACGAGCACAGCGCCCGCATCCACGACCGGCTCGCCGGCGAGCTGGCCGGGAGCCACTGA
- a CDS encoding cation diffusion facilitator family transporter encodes MSGRKVVPQTLTAERRSLLGRRAQLIAGAAVTYNAVEAVVALTAGAAAGSVALIGFGLDSIVEVFSGLVILWQFRHRVPQARERQALRLIAVSFFGLAAYVSVESVRSLLGQADVEASRVGIVLAAASLLVMPLLSWAQRRTGRQLGSGSVVADGTQTLLCTYLSAVLLLGLVLNATLGWSWADPIAGLVIAVVALKEGVEAWRGDNCCAPLPTLMTPEDVGADSDAGYSGGCSSGCTSACCAGTETPVNTVSSGPPAADRGRAAVERW; translated from the coding sequence GTGAGCGGCCGCAAGGTCGTCCCACAGACGCTGACGGCGGAGCGCCGATCGCTGCTGGGGCGACGTGCGCAGCTGATCGCCGGGGCGGCGGTGACCTACAACGCCGTGGAGGCGGTCGTGGCCCTGACCGCCGGCGCCGCTGCTGGGTCGGTCGCGCTGATCGGTTTCGGGTTGGACTCGATCGTCGAGGTGTTCTCCGGGCTGGTGATCCTTTGGCAGTTCCGCCACAGGGTCCCCCAGGCCCGTGAGCGGCAGGCGCTGCGCCTGATCGCCGTGTCCTTCTTCGGGCTCGCCGCCTACGTGAGCGTGGAGTCAGTGCGGTCGCTCCTGGGGCAGGCGGACGTGGAGGCGTCCCGCGTGGGGATCGTCCTGGCGGCGGCGTCGCTGCTGGTGATGCCGTTGCTGTCCTGGGCCCAGCGCCGCACAGGTCGCCAGCTCGGGTCGGGCTCGGTGGTCGCCGACGGCACCCAGACGCTGCTGTGCACCTACCTGTCGGCGGTCCTGCTGCTCGGACTCGTCCTCAACGCCACGCTCGGCTGGTCGTGGGCCGACCCGATCGCCGGCCTGGTGATCGCCGTGGTGGCCCTCAAGGAGGGTGTGGAGGCCTGGCGCGGGGACAACTGCTGCGCCCCGCTGCCCACCCTCATGACCCCGGAGGACGTCGGCGCCGACAGCGATGCTGGCTACTCGGGCGGCTGCTCCTCGGGCTGCACCTCCGCGTGCTGCGCCGGGACCGAGACACCCGTCAACACGGTGTCGTCCGGGCCGCCGGCGGCCGACCGCGGTCGAGCGGCGGTCGAGCGGTGGTGA
- a CDS encoding YnfA family protein: MSDVARSLLLFALAAVAEIGGAWLVWQGVREHRGWVWIGAGVLALGVYGFVATLQPDANFGRILAAYGGVFVAGSLVWGMVADGFRPDRYDVTGALVCLAGVAVIMYAPRAA; the protein is encoded by the coding sequence ATGTCGGACGTCGCCCGGTCCCTGCTCCTGTTCGCCCTCGCTGCCGTCGCGGAGATCGGCGGCGCCTGGCTGGTGTGGCAGGGGGTCCGTGAGCACCGGGGCTGGGTGTGGATCGGGGCTGGCGTGCTGGCTCTCGGGGTCTACGGCTTCGTCGCCACGCTCCAGCCGGACGCGAACTTCGGCCGCATCCTCGCCGCGTACGGAGGGGTGTTCGTCGCCGGGTCGCTGGTGTGGGGCATGGTCGCCGACGGCTTCCGCCCCGACCGCTACGACGTGACCGGCGCCCTGGTCTGCCTGGCCGGCGTCGCGGTCATCATGTACGCGCCCCGAGCCGCCTGA
- a CDS encoding heavy metal translocating P-type ATPase, with amino-acid sequence MATHLTDTLQVEGMLRSSSEPAVTRSLRRRPGVLAADTNAVSQTATVTYDPSQTSLEELSGWVRECGYHCEGRSVPDHVCDPMSDSHSRPPADGPQDAMGHGEHGGGHHGGMSMAAMARDMRNRFVAAAVLSVPILLFSPIGREVLGFTAATPFGLRDDVLSLLLSLPVIFYSAWIFYDGAWRALRARTLDMMVLVAVAVSAGWLYSLGVTLTGGGEVFYEAATVLTAFVLLGHWFEMRARGGANDAIRSLLQLAPPMAVVLRGPDRQEQVEVPTAEVVVGDVVLVRPGAKIPVDGVVVHGESEVDESMVTGESLPVAKSEGSDVIGASVNTTGTLRVRASKVGSDTALAQIVAMVQEAQNSKAPGQRLADRAAFWLVLVALVGGALTFGVWFAAGAGVEMALLFAITVVVITCPDALGLATPTAIMVGSGLGARRGVLFKNATALETSARIDTAVMDKTGTLTLGRPEVTDVVVIGLAEPDVLRLVAAVERESEHPLAGAVVAYAEGRGVPSAVAADFRNVPGHGAVATVEGRRVLVGNRRLMAAQGVELGELAAHRDDLSASGRTAVLVAVDGAAVAVVAMADAVRPSAAAAVAALHEAGVQVVMLTGDNEQTARRIGDQLGIDTVIAEVLPGDKAAEVSRLQGAGRRVAMVGDGVNDAPALAQADLGVAIGAGTDVAIETADVVLMRSDPLDVATALRIGRGTLRKMRQNLGWAIGYNAIALPIAAGVFEPAFGLVLRPEIAALSMSGSSVLVAVNALLLKRLRLPEPADAVRAGSRPVTEAR; translated from the coding sequence ATGGCCACACACCTGACCGACACGCTGCAGGTGGAGGGGATGCTCCGGTCGTCCTCGGAGCCCGCCGTCACCCGCAGCCTGAGACGCCGACCTGGTGTCCTAGCGGCTGACACCAACGCGGTGTCGCAGACCGCGACCGTCACCTACGACCCGTCGCAGACGTCGCTCGAGGAGCTGTCCGGCTGGGTGAGGGAGTGCGGCTACCACTGCGAGGGCCGCTCGGTCCCCGATCACGTCTGCGACCCCATGAGCGATAGCCACTCCCGCCCTCCGGCCGACGGACCGCAGGACGCCATGGGTCACGGCGAGCACGGTGGCGGCCACCACGGCGGGATGTCGATGGCCGCGATGGCCAGGGACATGCGCAACCGCTTCGTCGCCGCCGCGGTCCTGTCCGTGCCGATCCTGCTGTTCTCCCCCATCGGGCGCGAGGTGCTTGGTTTCACCGCCGCCACGCCGTTCGGGCTGCGCGACGACGTGCTCTCGCTCCTGCTGTCCCTGCCGGTCATCTTCTACAGCGCGTGGATCTTCTACGACGGCGCCTGGCGGGCGCTGCGCGCGCGGACCCTGGACATGATGGTGCTGGTCGCCGTCGCGGTGAGCGCGGGCTGGCTCTACAGCCTCGGCGTGACCCTGACCGGCGGCGGCGAGGTCTTCTACGAGGCCGCCACCGTCCTCACCGCGTTCGTCCTGCTGGGTCACTGGTTCGAGATGCGCGCCCGCGGCGGGGCCAACGACGCGATCCGCTCGCTCTTGCAGCTCGCGCCGCCGATGGCGGTCGTCCTGCGCGGGCCCGACAGGCAGGAGCAGGTCGAGGTCCCGACGGCCGAGGTCGTCGTCGGCGACGTCGTCCTGGTCCGCCCCGGCGCGAAGATCCCGGTGGACGGGGTCGTCGTGCACGGCGAGTCCGAGGTCGACGAGTCGATGGTGACGGGCGAGAGCCTGCCCGTGGCCAAGTCCGAGGGCTCCGACGTCATCGGGGCATCGGTCAACACCACCGGGACGCTCCGGGTCCGGGCCAGCAAGGTGGGCTCCGACACGGCGCTCGCGCAGATCGTGGCGATGGTGCAGGAGGCGCAGAACAGCAAGGCCCCCGGGCAGCGCCTCGCCGACCGCGCCGCGTTCTGGCTGGTCCTCGTCGCCCTCGTCGGCGGGGCGCTGACGTTCGGCGTCTGGTTCGCCGCTGGCGCCGGTGTGGAGATGGCCCTGCTCTTCGCGATCACGGTGGTGGTCATCACCTGCCCCGACGCGCTGGGGCTGGCCACCCCGACCGCGATCATGGTCGGCTCTGGCTTGGGCGCCCGACGCGGGGTGCTGTTCAAGAACGCGACCGCGCTGGAGACCTCGGCGCGCATCGACACCGCCGTCATGGACAAGACCGGCACCCTCACACTCGGCAGGCCCGAGGTCACCGACGTGGTCGTCATCGGCTTGGCCGAGCCGGACGTCCTCCGCCTGGTCGCGGCGGTCGAGCGCGAGTCCGAGCACCCCCTCGCTGGTGCTGTCGTCGCGTACGCAGAGGGACGAGGGGTCCCCTCTGCCGTGGCCGCAGACTTCCGAAACGTGCCGGGGCACGGCGCCGTCGCCACCGTCGAGGGCCGCAGGGTCCTCGTCGGCAACCGCCGCCTGATGGCGGCCCAGGGCGTCGAGCTCGGCGAGCTCGCCGCCCACCGGGACGACCTGTCAGCTTCCGGTCGCACCGCCGTTCTCGTAGCTGTGGACGGCGCGGCCGTCGCGGTCGTCGCCATGGCCGACGCGGTCCGGCCCAGCGCCGCTGCGGCCGTCGCGGCGCTGCACGAGGCCGGCGTCCAGGTGGTGATGCTCACCGGTGACAACGAGCAGACCGCGCGCCGGATCGGTGACCAGCTCGGCATCGACACGGTCATCGCGGAGGTGCTCCCCGGGGACAAGGCCGCCGAGGTCTCCCGGCTCCAGGGCGCGGGCCGGCGGGTCGCCATGGTCGGCGACGGCGTCAACGACGCCCCTGCGCTCGCCCAGGCCGACCTCGGCGTCGCCATCGGCGCCGGCACCGACGTCGCCATCGAGACCGCCGACGTCGTCCTTATGCGCTCCGACCCGCTCGACGTCGCCACGGCGCTGCGGATCGGCCGGGGCACCCTGCGGAAGATGCGGCAGAACCTCGGCTGGGCGATCGGCTACAACGCCATCGCCCTGCCTATCGCGGCAGGGGTGTTCGAGCCGGCCTTCGGGCTGGTCCTGCGCCCGGAGATCGCGGCGCTGTCCATGTCCGGCTCCAGCGTCCTGGTCGCCGTCAACGCCCTGCTGCTCAAGCGGCTGCGCCTTCCGGAGCCCGCGGACGCGGTGAGGGCAGGGTCCCGACCGGTCACCGAGGCCAGATGA
- a CDS encoding ImmA/IrrE family metallo-endopeptidase, translated as MIALLEATDRDLLDALSTDPLGALAEHPDVNLRLVPETDTGAGCTVAGGYRHNETPPALLVTASLSRRRQAFTALHEYGHHLQQTNLDLGVALLEHDSDEQLEEASCQVFASRVLLPDSLISSLTPQRGPDATTVAAYYDSSRASRAACCVRAAELLVGGGAVVLYREDGIVDATASTGLIPPARGSNQASTPLVARALSRPGETVEHDQTHIIYSTGTSAPLYGQATWVDGYAVAVLQQDNASWKAFAPTRTAPGTYTGPSKFLTCDVCLQDYIRTDDLCRTCQTPRCPSRHCSCPISARERPCPRCGLTLHKARYTAFDDPTTPCRDCA; from the coding sequence ATGATCGCCCTCCTCGAGGCCACGGACCGTGACCTCCTTGATGCCCTCAGCACCGACCCGCTCGGTGCGCTCGCCGAGCACCCGGACGTGAACCTGCGGCTAGTGCCGGAAACCGACACCGGCGCCGGCTGCACCGTCGCTGGCGGGTACCGGCACAACGAGACACCCCCGGCGTTGCTGGTGACCGCGTCGCTGTCGCGGCGCAGGCAGGCGTTCACCGCCCTGCACGAGTACGGCCACCACCTGCAGCAGACCAACCTCGACCTCGGGGTCGCGCTGCTCGAGCACGACAGCGACGAACAACTGGAAGAGGCGTCCTGCCAGGTCTTCGCCAGCCGTGTCCTGCTCCCCGACAGTCTAATCAGCAGCCTTACACCGCAGCGCGGCCCCGACGCGACCACGGTCGCGGCGTACTACGACAGCAGCCGCGCCTCCCGCGCGGCCTGCTGTGTCCGGGCTGCGGAGCTCCTCGTCGGGGGCGGCGCCGTCGTGCTGTACCGGGAGGACGGAATCGTCGACGCGACCGCCAGCACCGGGCTCATCCCACCCGCCCGCGGCAGCAACCAGGCCAGCACCCCACTCGTGGCCCGGGCACTCTCCCGACCCGGTGAGACCGTCGAGCACGACCAGACGCACATCATCTACAGCACCGGCACGTCCGCACCGCTGTACGGGCAGGCGACGTGGGTCGACGGGTACGCAGTCGCCGTCTTGCAGCAGGACAACGCCAGCTGGAAGGCGTTCGCCCCGACCCGCACTGCCCCGGGCACCTACACCGGCCCGAGCAAGTTCCTCACCTGCGACGTCTGCCTGCAGGACTACATCCGCACCGACGACCTCTGCCGCACCTGTCAGACCCCGCGCTGCCCGAGCAGGCACTGCTCGTGCCCCATCAGCGCCCGCGAACGCCCCTGCCCCCGGTGCGGCCTCACCCTGCACAAGGCCCGGTACACGGCGTTCGACGACCCGACGACGCCCTGCCGCGACTGCGCCTAG
- a CDS encoding metalloregulator ArsR/SmtB family transcription factor, whose product MPIPNGPVQGAQGVQTLDIAAALFRGLGDPTRLAILRHLALGEHRVVELTQHLGLAQSTVSGHLACLRDCGLITSRPAGRASLYSLAEVGLMDLFAAAEKVLDATGDGVLLCPAYGPGADA is encoded by the coding sequence ATGCCGATCCCGAATGGCCCCGTCCAGGGTGCGCAAGGGGTGCAAACACTGGACATCGCCGCGGCACTGTTCCGGGGACTGGGTGACCCCACGCGCTTGGCGATCCTCCGCCACCTGGCCTTGGGTGAGCACCGTGTGGTTGAGCTGACGCAGCACCTCGGGCTGGCGCAGTCGACTGTGTCGGGGCACCTGGCGTGCCTGCGGGACTGCGGCCTGATCACGTCCCGCCCGGCCGGTCGGGCCTCGTTGTACTCGCTGGCCGAGGTGGGACTGATGGATCTGTTCGCCGCGGCGGAGAAGGTGCTCGACGCCACGGGTGACGGGGTGCTGCTGTGCCCGGCGTACGGGCCGGGGGCCGACGCGTGA
- a CDS encoding ThiF family adenylyltransferase, translated as MSPRPTSRSRDLKRLIDDGYDVEIRDGHLLIHGVPYVTSTMEVALGTLVSTLDLAGDVTVTPGTHVAMWIGEHPCHADGTVLHEIAHAPAPASASLQMQWSFSSKPVGSSGYANYHEKMTTYIAMISAPALAVYPTVTARTYPVQRPVGDPAPFLFEDTSSARAGLGAVTDKIRGMKIAIVGLGGTGSWVLDLVARCPVGEIHLFDDDRFLQHNTFRSPGPTSVEELTGGPFKVDIYAKRWAVMRTGVIAHPERLGPQHTKLLAQMDFVFVCVDTGASRRGVVELLERVGCDFIDTGMGLLLDEDRAQVLGQVRTTLSTATTREQARQHLPLTGSLADDIYDQNIQTSEMNALNAVEAVTRWKKAVGFYTDLECEGSATYVIDGNHIVNTPVRLTDAAADAGEGESLLDGAA; from the coding sequence TTGTCTCCGCGACCGACAAGTCGTAGCCGCGACCTCAAGCGGCTCATCGACGACGGCTACGACGTCGAGATTCGTGACGGGCACCTGCTCATCCACGGCGTGCCCTATGTGACCTCCACCATGGAGGTCGCGCTGGGCACGCTCGTGAGCACCCTCGACCTTGCCGGCGACGTCACAGTCACCCCGGGCACCCACGTCGCGATGTGGATCGGTGAGCACCCCTGCCACGCCGACGGGACCGTCCTGCACGAGATTGCGCACGCGCCCGCGCCGGCCAGCGCGTCGCTGCAGATGCAGTGGAGCTTCTCCAGCAAGCCCGTCGGCAGCAGCGGCTACGCCAACTACCACGAGAAGATGACCACCTACATCGCGATGATCAGCGCCCCCGCGCTGGCCGTCTACCCGACCGTCACCGCCCGCACATACCCGGTGCAGCGGCCGGTCGGCGACCCGGCACCGTTCCTGTTCGAGGACACCTCCTCAGCCCGCGCCGGTCTCGGCGCGGTCACCGACAAGATCCGCGGGATGAAGATCGCCATCGTCGGGCTGGGCGGCACCGGCAGCTGGGTCCTCGACCTTGTCGCCCGCTGTCCGGTCGGGGAGATCCACCTGTTCGACGACGACCGCTTCCTGCAGCACAACACGTTCCGCTCACCCGGCCCGACCTCGGTCGAGGAGCTGACCGGCGGCCCGTTCAAGGTCGACATCTACGCGAAGCGGTGGGCGGTCATGCGCACCGGCGTCATCGCGCACCCCGAGCGTCTCGGCCCGCAGCACACCAAGCTGCTCGCGCAAATGGACTTCGTGTTCGTCTGCGTCGACACCGGCGCCTCCCGACGCGGGGTCGTCGAGCTCCTCGAGCGGGTCGGGTGCGACTTCATCGACACCGGCATGGGGCTGCTGCTGGACGAGGACCGCGCCCAGGTTCTCGGGCAGGTCCGCACCACGCTCAGCACCGCCACCACCCGCGAGCAGGCCCGTCAGCACCTGCCGCTGACGGGCAGCCTCGCCGACGACATCTACGACCAGAACATCCAGACCAGCGAGATGAACGCGCTCAACGCCGTCGAAGCCGTGACCCGGTGGAAGAAGGCGGTCGGCTTCTACACGGACCTCGAGTGTGAGGGCAGCGCGACGTACGTCATCGACGGCAACCACATCGTCAACACCCCGGTCCGCCTCACGGACGCTGCGGCCGATGCGGGCGAGGGCGAGTCCCTGTTGGACGGTGCGGCGTGA
- a CDS encoding MerR family transcriptional regulator, whose amino-acid sequence MSAAGLRTGQVADAAGVNVQTLRYYERRGLLQEPDRTLGGHRVYPPEAVTALRVIKAAQRLGFTLDEVAELLEVGRRRGRDRGLQARAQEKLVEVEQRITDLVTIRETLLATVAAGCDDLHECAGRECCPIPFVPLADVQAGLR is encoded by the coding sequence ATGAGCGCCGCGGGCCTGCGCACGGGGCAGGTCGCCGACGCGGCCGGCGTCAACGTGCAGACGCTGCGGTACTACGAACGACGAGGGCTGCTGCAGGAGCCCGACCGGACGCTGGGCGGGCACCGGGTCTACCCGCCCGAGGCGGTCACGGCGCTGCGGGTGATCAAGGCTGCGCAGCGGCTGGGGTTCACCCTCGACGAGGTCGCGGAGCTGCTGGAGGTCGGTCGGCGCCGCGGGCGTGACCGCGGGCTCCAGGCGAGGGCGCAGGAGAAGCTGGTGGAGGTCGAGCAGCGCATCACCGACCTCGTCACCATCCGGGAGACCCTGCTCGCCACGGTGGCGGCGGGCTGCGACGACCTCCACGAGTGCGCCGGTCGGGAGTGCTGCCCCATCCCGTTCGTCCCGCTCGCCGACGTGCAGGCGGGACTCCGGTGA